From one Reyranella humidisoli genomic stretch:
- a CDS encoding PepSY-associated TM helix domain-containing protein — translation MAVATAAGANRVNRRLTFVRWVRKTHGWFGLWGALLGLMFGLSGIWLNHRSVMKLELPDQKQVNAQIALPDPAPANIAAMSQWLKDTLKIDRGPNLARVERARAVPWTERTPGGGGAGEGAARPLQQPERWVMNFGGPNHLVQAEYWVGNKSLSVRTTQNGFIATLVNLHKGTAMPVPWILLIDTLAGSMIFLSVSGVILWWETHRKRAVGITIFAVAVAATVALAISPLEL, via the coding sequence ATGGCTGTCGCCACAGCCGCGGGCGCGAACCGGGTCAATCGCCGGCTGACCTTCGTGCGCTGGGTCCGCAAGACGCATGGCTGGTTCGGGCTGTGGGGTGCGTTGCTCGGTCTGATGTTCGGCCTGAGCGGCATCTGGCTCAATCATCGCAGCGTGATGAAACTCGAATTGCCCGATCAGAAGCAGGTCAACGCCCAGATCGCCTTGCCCGATCCTGCGCCGGCCAACATCGCGGCGATGAGCCAGTGGCTGAAGGACACGCTGAAGATCGATCGCGGTCCCAACTTGGCGCGGGTCGAGCGGGCGCGTGCGGTACCCTGGACCGAGCGGACTCCCGGGGGCGGCGGTGCGGGCGAGGGCGCTGCCCGGCCCCTGCAACAACCCGAGCGCTGGGTGATGAACTTCGGTGGGCCCAACCATCTGGTTCAGGCCGAGTATTGGGTCGGCAACAAGTCGCTTTCGGTGCGTACCACGCAGAATGGGTTCATCGCGACCCTGGTCAACCTGCACAAGGGCACGGCCATGCCCGTACCGTGGATCCTGTTGATCGACACGTTGGCTGGCAGCATGATCTTCCTGTCGGTCAGCGGCGTGATCCTGTGGTGGGAGACCCACCGCAAGCGTGCGGTCGGCATCACGATTTTCGCGGTGGCCGTGGCCGCAACGGTGGCACTCGCCATCAGCCCGCTCGAGTTGTAG
- a CDS encoding energy transducer TonB yields MSSVPPVAPGPLGPSREPLSSTARVAIVVFVIFFHVGGGWALTQFEPLPLIVGDVAPMEVRIVPADAPAQPEIEDSEPPPPVDLKPPPPELATIVEPPPPDLPPPEFPLARIDLPPPDEPPPPNIPPPEKKPEPKPPEPKPVQKRPPQPARPAAPVDATPQQAAPAAAAGPRTVDASQLGWLVSPKPVYSNASRRANEQGTAMVRVLVDVTGRPAQVSLQSSSGFPALDQSALAAVRAAQFKPYAPGGLPQAVLVVVPIKFVLQ; encoded by the coding sequence GTGTCTTCCGTTCCGCCGGTGGCCCCCGGCCCACTTGGCCCGTCGCGCGAGCCGCTGTCGTCGACGGCGCGGGTGGCCATCGTGGTCTTCGTGATCTTCTTCCACGTCGGCGGCGGCTGGGCGCTCACCCAGTTCGAGCCGCTGCCGCTGATCGTGGGCGACGTGGCTCCGATGGAAGTGCGGATCGTCCCAGCCGACGCACCGGCCCAGCCCGAGATCGAGGACTCCGAGCCGCCGCCGCCGGTCGACCTGAAACCGCCACCGCCCGAACTGGCCACAATCGTCGAGCCGCCGCCACCCGACCTGCCGCCGCCGGAGTTTCCGCTGGCCAGGATCGACCTGCCGCCGCCGGATGAGCCCCCGCCACCGAACATTCCGCCGCCGGAGAAAAAGCCCGAGCCGAAGCCGCCTGAACCGAAGCCGGTTCAGAAGAGGCCTCCGCAGCCCGCGCGCCCGGCCGCGCCGGTCGATGCGACTCCGCAGCAGGCTGCACCTGCCGCGGCAGCCGGGCCTCGCACGGTCGACGCCTCCCAGCTTGGCTGGCTCGTGTCGCCGAAGCCGGTCTATTCGAACGCCTCACGCCGGGCCAACGAGCAGGGAACGGCCATGGTCCGTGTGCTGGTCGACGTCACCGGCCGCCCCGCCCAGGTCTCGCTCCAGTCCTCGTCGGGCTTTCCGGCGCTTGACCAATCCGCGCTCGCCGCCGTGCGCGCCGCGCAGTTCAAGCCTTACGCACCGGGCGGACTGCCGCAGGCCGTGCTGGTGGTCGTTCCGATCAAGTTCGTGTTGCAGTAG
- a CDS encoding MotA/TolQ/ExbB proton channel family protein produces the protein MGDASSLGFGHFLAQADIVAKVLLGVLAVMSAISWYLIIYKGIGQLIRQGRSRRFLNFFWSATSLEEVQNELSIHGVQEPFGHLTAHSLHAQAHHAKFGAAKLEEAGSETEFLTRTIKKVLDEETTSLENGLTMLATIGATAPFVGLFGTVWGIYHALIAIGMSGSGMLDKVAGPVGEALIMTGIGLAVALPAVMGYNWLTRSNRVLTARLDAFAFELLTFLSMGRALQAGRKPGVPLAAVN, from the coding sequence ATGGGCGACGCATCGAGTTTGGGCTTCGGCCATTTCCTCGCGCAGGCCGACATCGTCGCGAAGGTTCTGCTGGGCGTGCTGGCGGTGATGTCGGCGATCTCGTGGTACCTGATCATCTACAAGGGGATCGGGCAGCTCATCCGGCAGGGACGCAGCCGCAGGTTCCTGAACTTCTTCTGGAGCGCGACCTCGCTCGAGGAGGTGCAGAACGAACTCAGCATCCACGGCGTGCAGGAGCCGTTCGGGCATCTCACGGCGCATTCGCTGCACGCGCAGGCGCATCACGCGAAGTTCGGTGCGGCCAAGCTCGAGGAGGCGGGCAGCGAGACCGAGTTCCTGACGCGCACCATCAAGAAGGTGCTCGACGAGGAGACGACGTCGCTGGAGAACGGCCTGACCATGCTGGCCACCATCGGCGCGACCGCGCCGTTCGTCGGCCTGTTCGGCACGGTCTGGGGCATCTATCACGCCCTGATCGCCATCGGCATGTCGGGCTCGGGCATGCTCGACAAGGTGGCCGGTCCGGTCGGCGAGGCGCTGATCATGACCGGCATCGGCCTCGCCGTCGCCCTGCCGGCGGTGATGGGCTACAACTGGCTGACCCGCTCCAACCGCGTGCTGACGGCCAGGCTCGACGCCTTCGCCTTCGAGCTGCTGACCTTCCTGTCGATGGGCCGCGCACTGCAGGCCGGCCGCAAGCCGGGCGTGCCGCTCGCGGCCGTGAACTGA
- a CDS encoding ExbD/TolR family protein — MAFGSFERKSSSSPMAEINMVPLIDVVLVLLVIFIVTAPLLTNVVKLDLPKATANADLQKPEKIEFAIDAQGALYWGGERLTRDEALEKFAEAGRKRPQPEVYLRADATVPYRYVMETLADASKGGLSKIAFVSEPTR, encoded by the coding sequence ATGGCCTTCGGAAGCTTCGAACGCAAATCCTCGTCTTCGCCGATGGCGGAGATCAACATGGTGCCGCTGATCGACGTGGTGCTGGTGCTGCTGGTCATCTTCATCGTGACCGCGCCGCTGCTCACCAACGTGGTCAAGCTCGACCTGCCCAAGGCGACGGCCAACGCCGACCTGCAGAAACCGGAGAAGATCGAGTTCGCGATCGACGCGCAGGGCGCCCTGTACTGGGGCGGCGAGCGGCTGACCCGTGACGAAGCGCTGGAGAAGTTCGCCGAGGCCGGCCGCAAGCGGCCGCAGCCGGAGGTCTATCTCCGCGCCGACGCCACCGTGCCCTACCGCTACGTGATGGAGACGCTGGCCGATGCCTCCAAGGGCGGTCTCTCCAAGATCGCCTTCGTCAGCGAGCCGACGCGCTAG
- a CDS encoding LysE family translocator: MTFETWAAFAAASSILLVIPGPTVLLVVSYALGQGWRTALPMAVGVALGDFTAMTLSMLGLGALLATSATLFTILKWVGAAYLIYLGIKLWRAGGTLDAPPRTDAVSAAKMLGHAWLVTALNPKSITFFVAFLPAFLDPRADFLTQMLVFETTFLVLAFANAFGYALVASRARRLASNPRAIGVVNKVGGGLLVGAGVATVSFAGSRS; encoded by the coding sequence ATGACCTTTGAAACCTGGGCCGCCTTTGCCGCGGCGTCGAGCATCCTTCTGGTGATCCCGGGTCCCACCGTCTTGCTGGTCGTGTCGTATGCCCTGGGCCAGGGTTGGCGGACGGCCCTGCCGATGGCGGTCGGCGTGGCGCTGGGCGACTTCACGGCCATGACGCTTTCGATGCTGGGTCTCGGCGCCCTGCTCGCCACCTCGGCCACCCTGTTCACGATCCTGAAGTGGGTGGGCGCTGCGTACCTGATCTATCTCGGCATCAAGCTGTGGCGTGCCGGCGGCACGCTCGACGCCCCGCCGCGCACCGATGCCGTATCGGCCGCGAAGATGCTGGGCCATGCCTGGTTGGTGACGGCGCTCAACCCCAAGAGCATCACCTTCTTCGTGGCCTTCCTGCCCGCCTTCCTCGACCCTAGGGCGGACTTCCTGACCCAGATGCTGGTCTTCGAGACGACCTTCCTGGTGTTGGCCTTCGCCAATGCCTTTGGCTACGCGCTGGTCGCCTCTCGTGCCCGGCGCCTGGCCTCGAACCCGCGCGCCATCGGCGTGGTCAACAAGGTGGGCGGCGGCCTGCTGGTCGGCGCCGGCGTCGCCACGGTGAGCTTCGCCGGCTCGCGGAGCTAG
- a CDS encoding TetR/AcrR family transcriptional regulator has translation MSPDKPRAYHHGDLREALVASGRKLLEEKGIRGFTLRECARRAEVSHAAPAHHFASMDDLLAELVRRGFAELTATMITEAERIEGEAAARLVGLGVGYMAFAAANPALFQLMFSREANRIDLKDGEAGAGGVRRLQAAIVDEALADASGEVRQRMADFAWASMHGFITLVLEGEIGGRDSSRALKSRGLAVLAAMAETVVRAAR, from the coding sequence ATGAGCCCAGACAAACCGCGAGCCTATCACCACGGCGACCTGCGCGAGGCGCTGGTCGCGTCGGGACGCAAGCTGCTCGAGGAAAAAGGCATCCGCGGCTTCACGCTGCGCGAATGCGCCCGCCGGGCCGAGGTTTCGCATGCCGCGCCCGCGCATCATTTCGCTTCCATGGACGATCTGCTGGCCGAGTTGGTGCGGCGCGGCTTTGCCGAACTCACGGCAACCATGATCACCGAGGCCGAGCGGATCGAGGGCGAGGCGGCGGCGCGCCTGGTGGGACTGGGCGTGGGCTACATGGCCTTCGCGGCCGCCAACCCGGCGCTCTTCCAGCTCATGTTCAGTCGCGAGGCCAACCGCATCGATCTCAAGGACGGCGAAGCGGGGGCCGGTGGCGTCCGCCGCCTGCAGGCCGCCATCGTCGACGAGGCGCTGGCCGACGCTTCGGGAGAGGTCCGGCAACGTATGGCCGACTTCGCCTGGGCCTCCATGCACGGCTTCATAACCCTGGTGCTCGAAGGCGAGATCGGCGGCCGCGATTCCTCCCGGGCGCTGAAGTCGCGCGGGCTGGCGGTGCTGGCGGCGATGGCCGAGACGGTCGTGCGCGCCGCTCGATAG
- a CDS encoding GNAT family N-acetyltransferase translates to MQLIVPDLAHLDGYADALRRGWSPDNVRLDEAAREELARIQADPAAFVASLDDPEARGGDITLPDGTMVKRMPGYRRWMWDGAFCGSIGFRWQPGTAELPTYVLGHIGYAVAPWKRRHGYATRALGLMLKEVARHGLPHVDLTTDPDNLPSQKVITANGGFLVERITKVAAHGGTEALLFRIAL, encoded by the coding sequence TTGCAGCTCATCGTTCCCGACCTCGCCCATCTCGACGGCTATGCCGATGCGCTGCGCCGCGGCTGGTCGCCCGACAATGTGCGACTCGACGAGGCGGCCCGGGAGGAGCTGGCGCGCATCCAGGCTGATCCGGCCGCTTTCGTGGCCTCGCTCGACGACCCGGAGGCCAGAGGCGGCGACATCACCCTGCCCGATGGCACGATGGTAAAGCGCATGCCGGGCTACCGTCGCTGGATGTGGGACGGCGCGTTCTGCGGCTCGATCGGCTTTCGTTGGCAGCCGGGGACGGCGGAACTCCCCACCTATGTGCTGGGCCACATCGGCTACGCCGTGGCGCCCTGGAAGCGGCGGCACGGCTACGCCACCCGGGCGCTCGGCCTGATGCTGAAGGAGGTCGCGCGGCACGGGCTGCCGCATGTCGACCTGACGACCGATCCCGACAATCTGCCGTCGCAGAAGGTCATCACGGCCAATGGCGGCTTCCTGGTCGAGCGGATCACCAAGGTCGCCGCCCATGGCGGCACCGAGGCGCTGCTGTTCCGCATCGCTCTTTGA
- a CDS encoding HAD-IA family hydrolase: MSASPILVLDIDGVVSLAQPGSPNPWYATLKEDWGLDHDTELAPGFFLKPEFMEVLRGRLDLYVALHEYFETKGLADRLEEFVSYWFEKDSDIDRGVLAQADAWRKRTGGRVFAATNQEHHRIAYLRDELGLGAHFDEIVYSAALGVCKPDRVFYTNAQARMGVTVAQSILFVDDKASNVDGARMAGWRAMLYRGPESLERALAGWG, translated from the coding sequence ATGAGTGCCAGCCCCATCCTCGTCCTCGACATCGACGGCGTCGTCTCGCTCGCGCAGCCGGGCTCGCCCAACCCCTGGTATGCGACCTTGAAGGAGGATTGGGGGCTCGATCACGATACCGAGCTGGCGCCCGGATTCTTTCTCAAGCCCGAATTCATGGAAGTGCTGCGGGGAAGGCTCGATCTCTACGTGGCGCTGCATGAGTATTTCGAGACGAAGGGACTGGCCGACCGGCTGGAGGAGTTCGTTTCCTACTGGTTCGAGAAGGATTCCGACATCGATCGCGGCGTCCTGGCCCAGGCCGACGCCTGGCGCAAGCGTACGGGAGGCCGGGTCTTCGCGGCGACCAACCAGGAGCATCACCGCATCGCCTACTTGCGCGACGAGCTCGGCCTCGGCGCGCATTTCGATGAGATCGTCTATTCGGCGGCGCTGGGCGTCTGCAAGCCCGATCGGGTTTTTTATACGAACGCCCAGGCGCGCATGGGGGTGACCGTCGCGCAGTCGATCCTGTTCGTCGACGACAAGGCGAGCAACGTCGACGGTGCGCGCATGGCCGGCTGGCGCGCGATGCTCTATCGCGGGCCGGAGAGCCTCGAACGGGCGCTGGCCGGCTGGGGCTGA
- the mdcB gene encoding triphosphoribosyl-dephospho-CoA synthase MdcB, with protein sequence MSPEDQALARAAVAAMRDELRAYPKPGLVSPVDTGAHDDMDFDLMCRSADSLLQPFAALAAAGRAAERFEHALMPLGIEAERGMLAVTGGVNTHRGAIFSVGLMVAALARTQALGLEVTPIAVREVLQDTWGASLQAHATRDGATSHGAEVRRRTGRDGARREAALAFPSVFETGIPAYRAARQAGLDDNAASIDTLFTLMAAVDDTTVLYRGGLEAGSFVRQAAAGFLADGGCRGNGWFEKAQALHRNFVERNLSAGGCADLLACTLLVSRSCGESQPQPASARSRLSGPR encoded by the coding sequence ATGAGCCCGGAAGACCAGGCTCTCGCCCGGGCCGCCGTGGCGGCAATGCGCGACGAATTGCGGGCTTACCCGAAGCCCGGACTCGTCAGTCCCGTCGATACCGGTGCCCATGACGACATGGACTTCGACCTGATGTGCCGGTCGGCCGATTCCCTGCTGCAGCCCTTTGCAGCCCTCGCCGCCGCCGGCCGGGCCGCCGAGCGCTTCGAACACGCTCTCATGCCGCTCGGGATCGAGGCCGAACGCGGGATGCTCGCTGTCACGGGCGGCGTGAACACCCATCGCGGCGCCATCTTCTCGGTCGGCCTCATGGTTGCAGCCCTCGCGCGAACGCAGGCGCTCGGGTTGGAGGTGACGCCGATCGCCGTCCGCGAGGTACTGCAGGATACGTGGGGCGCTTCCCTCCAGGCCCATGCCACGCGGGACGGCGCAACCAGCCATGGTGCCGAGGTACGCCGCCGCACGGGCCGCGACGGTGCACGCCGGGAAGCGGCCCTCGCCTTCCCCAGCGTGTTCGAGACGGGCATCCCCGCTTATAGGGCGGCGCGGCAGGCCGGCCTCGACGACAATGCCGCCAGCATCGATACACTGTTCACGCTGATGGCGGCGGTCGACGATACGACTGTTCTCTATCGCGGCGGCCTTGAGGCCGGATCTTTCGTGCGCCAGGCGGCGGCGGGATTCCTGGCCGACGGTGGCTGCCGCGGGAACGGCTGGTTCGAAAAGGCACAGGCGCTGCATCGCAACTTCGTCGAACGGAACCTGTCGGCCGGCGGCTGCGCCGACCTGCTGGCCTGCACGCTCCTCGTCTCCCGGTCCTGCGGAGAATCTCAGCCCCAGCCGGCCAGCGCCCGTTCGAGGCTCTCCGGCCCGCGATAG
- the mdcG gene encoding malonate decarboxylase holo-[acyl-carrier-protein] synthase, which produces MTGLRRHTLVWLSQVPETETPDDRARAVAWHGAERPFVVTRRRNEGAAVGLGFCTTEAAHPELRPRRVAAWTDAGRIVRQARPPALAEVARCPAAQARADSFDRLRAAAMGAGLDIRVYGSWMWQALTGERHVHEGSDLDVVIDVPGLEAANHAAVFLAREEQGLAFRIDGELSFPGLGEVQWREILQDRDEVLLKSVDTLQLVPRARLNR; this is translated from the coding sequence ATGACCGGTCTCCGGCGCCACACGCTGGTCTGGCTGTCGCAGGTCCCCGAGACGGAAACCCCGGACGACCGTGCCCGGGCAGTGGCCTGGCACGGGGCGGAGCGCCCCTTCGTCGTGACGCGGCGGCGCAACGAGGGCGCCGCTGTCGGCTTGGGATTCTGCACCACGGAGGCGGCTCATCCCGAACTGAGGCCCCGCCGCGTCGCGGCCTGGACGGATGCGGGCCGCATCGTCCGGCAGGCGCGCCCACCCGCCCTCGCCGAGGTCGCTCGCTGCCCCGCGGCGCAGGCGCGAGCCGACTCTTTCGACCGCCTGCGCGCGGCCGCGATGGGCGCCGGCCTCGACATCCGCGTCTACGGGAGCTGGATGTGGCAGGCCCTGACTGGCGAGCGCCACGTACACGAGGGCTCGGACCTCGACGTGGTGATCGACGTCCCCGGCCTCGAGGCCGCCAACCATGCCGCCGTGTTCCTCGCCCGAGAGGAGCAGGGTCTCGCCTTCCGCATCGACGGCGAACTCTCCTTCCCGGGTCTCGGCGAGGTCCAGTGGCGCGAGATCCTGCAAGATCGGGACGAGGTGTTGCTCAAGTCGGTCGATACGCTGCAACTCGTGCCCCGTGCGCGCCTGAACCGATGA
- a CDS encoding biotin-independent malonate decarboxylase subunit gamma produces MKKTTPKKPSARAVLARLFGASSKGIAIEKSVLTGYATVGGGKVCVIGTCDGTYIDNAAALRLAAHVIECIEKQPKTPIIMLVDSAGQEPNRVAEMLGLASYFGHLLSCLELARRKGHKLITVATGQAVGGAFLCYGMFADRIYALDSASVGLMPIAAMSAVTKIPAAVLQKLSKTMPSLEFGAAPFALLGGVQDVWSAKDDVQAKLAQAIATATSEDNRAELGKKRGGRKLALDIRKKVLAESAR; encoded by the coding sequence ATGAAGAAGACCACTCCCAAGAAGCCGTCTGCCCGCGCCGTCCTGGCGCGCCTGTTCGGCGCCTCCTCCAAGGGCATCGCGATCGAGAAGTCGGTGCTGACCGGTTACGCCACGGTCGGCGGCGGCAAGGTCTGCGTCATCGGCACCTGCGACGGCACCTACATCGACAACGCCGCCGCGCTGCGCCTCGCCGCGCACGTGATCGAGTGCATCGAGAAGCAGCCCAAGACGCCGATCATCATGCTGGTCGACAGCGCCGGACAGGAGCCCAATCGCGTCGCTGAGATGCTGGGCCTCGCCAGCTACTTCGGCCATCTCCTGTCGTGCCTCGAACTGGCCCGGCGCAAGGGCCACAAGCTCATCACCGTTGCAACCGGCCAGGCCGTCGGCGGCGCCTTCCTGTGCTACGGCATGTTCGCCGACCGCATCTATGCGCTCGACTCGGCCAGCGTCGGCCTGATGCCCATCGCCGCCATGTCGGCGGTGACGAAGATCCCGGCGGCCGTGCTTCAGAAGCTCTCGAAGACCATGCCGTCGCTGGAGTTCGGCGCCGCGCCCTTCGCGCTGCTGGGCGGGGTCCAGGATGTCTGGTCGGCCAAGGACGACGTGCAGGCCAAGCTTGCCCAGGCGATCGCTACGGCGACCTCCGAGGACAATCGCGCGGAACTCGGAAAGAAGCGCGGCGGCCGCAAGCTCGCCCTCGACATCCGAAAGAAGGTCCTCGCCGAATCGGCGCGATGA
- a CDS encoding biotin-independent malonate decarboxylase subunit beta, with amino-acid sequence MSGVLFHEQTARQRIASLADAGSFVELLPPPERITSPYLAQLGIPVSFDDGIVIGHAKIGGKKIYLAAQVGQFVGGAVGEIHGAKLTGLFKAAARDKVPCVLIIESGGVRLHEGSSGEIAIAETMRAIFECRALKVPTIAVIATDIGAYGGIGILSTCCDYRIMTEHGRLGISGPIVIEKWMGKKAYDSANRALVWKTSGGKTKYLLGDADALAHDSPEAVRDAIARLLTKSSAVSLASVKARQKDLEKRLKKFGTTNDPDAVWKGMGVRDIRAASLASGPEFAALAKRGK; translated from the coding sequence ATGAGCGGCGTACTTTTCCACGAACAGACCGCGCGCCAGCGCATCGCGAGCCTCGCCGATGCGGGCTCCTTCGTCGAGCTGCTGCCGCCGCCGGAACGTATCACCAGCCCCTATCTCGCCCAGCTCGGCATCCCGGTGTCGTTCGACGACGGCATCGTGATCGGGCACGCCAAGATCGGCGGCAAGAAGATCTACCTGGCAGCTCAGGTCGGTCAGTTCGTCGGCGGGGCCGTCGGCGAGATACATGGCGCCAAGCTCACGGGCCTGTTCAAGGCCGCGGCGCGCGACAAGGTGCCCTGTGTCCTCATCATCGAGAGCGGCGGCGTGCGCCTGCACGAAGGCTCGTCCGGCGAGATCGCCATTGCCGAAACGATGCGCGCCATCTTCGAATGCCGCGCCCTGAAGGTCCCGACCATCGCCGTCATCGCCACCGACATCGGTGCCTACGGCGGCATCGGCATCCTGTCGACCTGCTGCGACTACCGGATCATGACCGAGCACGGGCGCCTGGGTATCTCGGGTCCGATTGTCATCGAGAAGTGGATGGGCAAGAAAGCCTACGACTCGGCCAACCGCGCGCTGGTCTGGAAGACGAGCGGCGGTAAGACCAAGTATCTCCTGGGCGATGCCGACGCACTCGCGCACGACTCGCCCGAAGCCGTGCGCGACGCCATCGCCAGGCTGCTGACCAAGTCGAGCGCGGTCAGCCTCGCCTCCGTGAAGGCGCGCCAGAAGGACCTGGAGAAGCGGCTGAAGAAGTTCGGCACGACCAACGATCCCGATGCCGTCTGGAAAGGCATGGGCGTGCGCGACATCCGGGCTGCGTCACTGGCCTCCGGGCCGGAATTCGCCGCCCTCGCAAAGCGTGGGAAGTAA
- a CDS encoding malonate decarboxylase acyl carrier protein (acyl carrier protein of malonate decarboxylase): MEKFAKAFPSKPLPSKTAKPWALAGVVGSGNLEVLVERGGRPTDTMQCHVETSIPGYKASWLAALADFAHHYPAGGTKVTINDQGAPPVLVNLRLRQAYDHLTKGDK; encoded by the coding sequence ATGGAAAAGTTCGCCAAGGCTTTCCCGTCGAAGCCCTTGCCCTCGAAGACGGCCAAGCCATGGGCGCTCGCCGGCGTGGTGGGTTCCGGCAATCTCGAAGTGCTGGTCGAGCGCGGTGGCAGGCCCACGGACACGATGCAGTGCCACGTCGAGACCTCGATCCCGGGCTACAAGGCGTCGTGGCTCGCGGCCCTCGCCGACTTCGCCCACCACTATCCCGCCGGCGGCACCAAGGTCACGATCAACGACCAGGGCGCTCCGCCCGTGCTCGTCAATCTCCGCCTGCGCCAGGCCTACGACCATCTGACCAAGGGCGACAAATGA
- the mdcA gene encoding malonate decarboxylase subunit alpha, translating into MITAKSASRRQNKAQRIERVGKLARGKFVSPDKVPEILRRIIEPGDILCLEGDNQKQADFLANQLATLEKKDLRDIHLVMSCITLPAHIELFKKGMIKQVDFCYAGPQGGAVADLVKAKKFPVGAIHTYNELYARYYIDLTPRVALIAAAQADRKGNLFLAANTEETPAIVEPTAFSDGIVFAQVNEIVDKLPRIDIPADQVDLVVEAPYPMHLQALFTRDPAAITDVQVLMAMVALRGIYEKYEVQSLNHGVGFNTAAIELLLPTYGERLGLKGKICKYWMVNPLPTMIPAIESGWVESVFAVGGEVGMERYTAARSDVFFTGRDGSFHSNRAMGQLAGHYALDMFIGASLQIDINGNSSTVSKNRITGFGGAPNMGCQPTGRRHPTKAWLKAGAEANPGPGSPPGRKLVVQMVETFQAGRVPTFVEELDATDPSIRKALHGVTPVMIYGDDVTHVVTEEGIANLAACRSIAERQAAIRAVAGYTPVGLKRKKRETEDLRARGIVQLPEDVGVRPSEASRSLLAAQDIKGLVRWSNGLYDPPSQFVDW; encoded by the coding sequence ATGATCACTGCAAAATCGGCGTCGCGCCGCCAGAACAAGGCCCAGCGGATCGAGCGCGTCGGCAAGCTGGCCCGCGGCAAGTTCGTGAGCCCCGACAAGGTGCCCGAAATCCTCCGGCGCATCATCGAGCCCGGCGACATCCTCTGCCTCGAAGGCGACAACCAGAAGCAGGCGGATTTCCTCGCCAACCAGCTCGCAACGCTGGAAAAGAAGGACCTGCGCGACATCCATCTCGTGATGTCCTGCATCACGCTGCCGGCCCATATCGAGCTCTTCAAGAAGGGCATGATCAAGCAGGTCGACTTCTGCTACGCCGGCCCGCAGGGAGGCGCCGTCGCCGACCTCGTCAAGGCGAAGAAATTCCCCGTCGGCGCCATCCATACCTACAACGAACTCTACGCGCGCTATTACATCGACCTCACGCCGCGGGTCGCGCTGATCGCCGCCGCGCAGGCCGACCGCAAGGGCAACCTGTTCCTCGCGGCCAACACCGAAGAGACGCCCGCGATCGTCGAGCCGACGGCCTTCTCCGACGGCATCGTCTTCGCCCAGGTCAACGAGATCGTCGACAAGCTGCCCCGCATCGACATCCCGGCTGACCAGGTCGATCTCGTGGTCGAAGCCCCCTACCCGATGCACCTGCAGGCGCTGTTCACGCGCGATCCCGCCGCCATCACCGACGTGCAGGTGCTGATGGCCATGGTCGCGCTGCGCGGCATCTACGAGAAATACGAGGTGCAGTCGCTGAACCACGGCGTCGGCTTCAACACCGCGGCGATCGAGCTGCTGCTGCCGACCTACGGCGAGCGGCTCGGTCTCAAGGGCAAGATCTGCAAGTACTGGATGGTCAACCCCCTGCCGACCATGATCCCCGCGATCGAGTCCGGCTGGGTCGAGAGCGTCTTCGCCGTCGGCGGCGAGGTCGGCATGGAGCGCTACACCGCCGCTCGCTCGGACGTGTTCTTCACGGGCCGCGACGGTAGCTTCCATTCCAATCGCGCCATGGGCCAGCTCGCCGGCCATTACGCACTCGACATGTTCATCGGCGCGTCGCTGCAGATCGACATCAACGGCAACTCCTCGACGGTTTCCAAGAACCGCATCACGGGCTTCGGAGGCGCGCCCAACATGGGTTGCCAGCCGACAGGCCGCCGCCATCCGACGAAGGCGTGGCTCAAGGCCGGCGCGGAAGCCAACCCCGGCCCCGGCTCGCCGCCCGGCCGCAAGCTCGTGGTCCAGATGGTCGAGACGTTCCAGGCCGGCCGCGTGCCGACCTTCGTCGAGGAACTCGACGCGACGGACCCGAGCATCCGCAAGGCACTGCATGGTGTTACGCCGGTGATGATCTACGGCGACGACGTCACCCATGTCGTTACCGAGGAAGGCATCGCGAACCTCGCGGCCTGCCGCTCCATCGCCGAGCGCCAGGCGGCGATTCGCGCGGTTGCCGGCTACACGCCGGTCGGCCTGAAGCGCAAGAAGCGCGAGACCGAGGACCTTCGGGCCCGCGGCATCGTCCAGTTGCCCGAGGATGTCGGCGTGCGCCCTTCCGAGGCGAGCCGCAGCCTTCTGGCCGCGCAGGACATCAAGGGCCTCGTCCGCTGGTCCAACGGCCTCTACGACCCGCCCTCGCAATTCGTCGACTGGTAG